The Megalops cyprinoides isolate fMegCyp1 chromosome 10, fMegCyp1.pri, whole genome shotgun sequence genome window below encodes:
- the cnfn gene encoding cornifelin homolog yields the protein MAYQTEVISSQPQVTVTSYTISSGSTDWSSNVCDCCEDCGICLCGTFLPCILGCKVAQDHGESCCLPFLPGALIALRTSIRSKYNISGSICDDWVIMACLPHCGLCQMAREQKMRG from the exons ATGGCTTACCAGACTGAGGTGATAAGCTCTCAGCCCCAGGTGACAGTTACCAGCTACACTATATCCTCAGGCTCCACAGACTGGAGCTCCAATGTATGCGATTGCTGTGAAGACTGTGGCATCT GTCTGTGTGGCACATTCTTACCCTGCATCCTGGGATGCAAAGTGGCTCAGGATCATGGAGAGAGCTGCTGTCTGCCTTTCCTCCCAGGGGCCCTTATCGCCCTGAGAACCAGCATCCGCAGCAAGTACAATATTTCG ggcTCTATCTGTGATGACTGGGTGATCATGGCCTGCCTACCTCACTGTGGACTCTGTCAGATGGCCAGAGAGCAAAAGATGAGAGGCTGA
- the tlr21 gene encoding toll-like receptor 21, with protein MVRSIVLALAIVLGHLFQLPPPTVAYGFKNCIENPFNRYSFNCLHRQQRNISALVADLPDWATSLNISHNQVSHIPPGSFSHLQQLKTLKLDWNYLQNVSNYAFLNLGQLESLNLSTNKIKTLEPLAFSGLENLTELILSSNALWDFPPQVFSNLTNLNFLNFQINRLSNFSRIMESVTHLHKLMKLDLCNNQLTSLHHSSSLPPSLAILYLCSNRLATLACKDTFLSSVHLLDLSYNGQLKSNSLRGLDMRNISYMRLRFTQVSATDLFSFSNVNPGHVDFSGMGLQNSSKVMELCKLLKSKKCNMHRLILQDNNISNLKDATFSNCPLIMETFDLSHNRLKSAGCLRFLKGQNHLVKIILEHNVLSHLESCRSQQSMSFPNLATLSYRYNRILDVKSFAFSHTPNLTTLNLNINSIAYLDRKALKGLRRLTTLRLDNNLLTDIYKESFSDLHRLRTLNLRENRIAVIFNETFHALGCLQILDLGGNKISKFQQNAFAGLHSLANLYLDGNHLKQIDGWHFERLRATLRVLDLQGNRIRYLYNYSDSPFVNLSHLQDLKLDGQMPYGITLLPNGFFRGLKSLRSLRLGNNRIYYLQPDIFDDLTSLEFLSLDNSCDGVTQLQPGIFKNQRKLRRLNAENMGIQSLTADVFGNLTQLQVLMLTHNAMQTVDQTLLENLTSLRYLDLRHIPISCTCPNSWFQNWTNNNPKVQLVYHYSLMCPDHPGAYFYNFDTKVCYLDVGGYLFAFTSNLIFLLSVLPLLYAKLYWNLKYSYYVFRSWFGERWRRLREEEEQCKYDAFISYNSADEKWVLEQLLPNLEGGGSPFRLCLHHRDFELGRDIVDNIVAAVYGSRKTVCVVSQRYLRSEWCSLEIQLASYRLFHELRDVLLLVFLEPIPDRQLSAYHRMRKVMLNKTYLQWPGADCSDPTQAQELFWTKLRRALRSSNISHSEEVEEEKAEREESEPFVDQIALDDETCYLKP; from the coding sequence ATGGTGAGGAGCATTGTCTTGGCTTTGGCAATAGTTTTAGGTCATCTTTTTCAGCTCCCTCCACCCACAGTCGCCTACGGCTTCAAAAACTGCATTGAGAACCCTTTTAACCGTTATTCCTTCAACTGCTTGCATCGCCAGCAAAGGAACATTTCTGCACTTGTTGCTGACCTCCCTGACTGGGCCACTTCACTCAACATCTCCCATAATCAAGTCAGCCACATACCCCCGGGATCATTCTCCCACCTCCAGCAACTGAAGACCCTGAAGCTAGACTGGAACTATCTGCAGAATGTGAGTAATTATGCCTTCCTTAATCTGGGACAGTTGGAGTCCTTGAATCTCTCCaccaacaaaattaaaacacttGAGCCCTTGGCATTTAGTGGCCTGGAAAATCTGACCGAGCTCATACTGAGCAgcaatgcactgtgggactttcCTCCACAAGTTTTTTCAAACCTTACAAATCTGAACTTCCTAAACTTTCAGATCAACCGCTTGAGCAATTTCTCAAGGATCATGGAATCTGTGACCCACCTGCACAAGTTAATGAAGCTAGACCTCTGCAATAACCAGCTAACATCCCTTCACCATTCCTCAAGCCTGCCTCCATCCCTTGCAATCCTTTATCTCTGTTCGAACCGTCTCGCCACTTTAGCGTGTAAGGACACATTTCTGAGCAGCGTCCATTTGTTGGACCTTTCCTACAACGGGCAGCTGAAATCAAATTCTCTGAGAGGCCTGGATATGAGGAATATTTCATATATGCGCTTGCGGTTTACCCAAGTCTCAGCCACTGACCTCTTCAGTTTCAGCAATGTGAACCCTGGTCATGTGGACTTCTCAGGCATGGGTCTGCAGAACAGCTCCAAGGTGATGGAACTGTGCAAGCTGCTAAAGagcaaaaaatgcaacatgcacCGCCTGATCCTCCAGGACAACAATATCAGCAATTTGAAGGATGCAACCTTCTCAAACTGTCCTCTAATTATGGAAACCTTCGACCTTTCCCACAATAGACTGAAGAGTGCAGGCTGCCTACGCTTCTTGAAAGGACAAAATCACTTAGTGAAAATCATCTTGGAACACAACGTCCTGAGTCACCTTGAATCCTGCCGCAGTCAGCAAAGCATGTCTTTTCCTAACCTGGCCACACTAAGCTACCGCTACAACCGTATTCTCGATGTAAAATCCTTCGCTTTCAGTCACACTCCAAACCTAACAACTCTCAACCTAAATATAAACAGCATTGCCTACCTAGACCGCAAGGCATTAAAGGGACTAAGACGTCTCACCACGCTTCGCCTAGACAACAATCTCCTGACGGATATCTACAAGGAGAGCTTTTCAGATTTGCATAGGCTGCGCACGCTCAACCTGCGTGAAAACcgcattgctgtcatttttaatgaaacattccATGCCCTCGGCTGCCTTCAAATTCTGGATTTGGGTGGGAACAAAATTTCTAAGTTCCAGCAAAACGCCTTTGCAGGGCTTCACAGCCTAGCCAACCTCTACCTTGATGGCAACCACCTCAAACAAATTGACGGCTGGCATTTTGAAAGGCTGCGGGCTACACTGAGAGTACTGGACTTGCAGGGGAACAGGATCCGCTACCTATATAACTACTCTGACTCCCCTTTTGTGAACCTGAGTCATCTGCAAGACCTGAAGCTAGATGGACAAATGCCATATGGGATTACCCTACTGCCAAATGGGTTTTTCAGAGGCCTTAAGTCACTTAGGTCTCTGCGTCTTGGAAACAATAGGATCTACTACCTCCAGCCTGATATTTTTGATGATTTAACCAGCTTGGAGTTCCTCTCCCTGGACAACTCCTGTGATGGAGTGACGCAGCTCCAGCCAGGAATCTTCAAAAACCAGCGCAAACTGCGTCGGCTGAATGCAGAGAACATGGGAATACAGTCTTTAACGGCAGACGTGTTTGGTAACCTCACCCAGCTGCAAGTGCTTATGCTCACCCATAATGCCATGCAGACCGTGGATCAGACTCTCCTGGAGAACCTTACCAGCCTGCGCTATCTCGACCTGCGCCACATTCCCATCAGCTGTACCTGTCCCAACAGCTGGTTTCAGAACTGGACCAACAACAACCCTAAGGTCCAGTTAGTGTACCACTACAGCCTTATGTGCCCCGACCATCCTGGGGCTTACTTCTACAACTTTGACACTAAAGTTTGTTACTTGGACGTGGGCGGCTACCTCTTTGCCTTCACCAGCAACTTGATTTTCCTGCTGTCCGTACTTCCATTGCTCTATGCCAAGCTCTACTGGAACCTTAAGTACAGCTACTATGTGTTCCGCTCCTGGTTCGGAGAGCGCTGGCGGCGACTTcgtgaggaggaggagcagtgcAAGTACGACGCTTTCATCTCCTACAACTCCGCGGACGAAAAATGggtgctggagcagctgctgccgAACCTAGAGGGGGGAGGATCCCCGTTCCGGCTCTGTCTCCACCACCGCGACTTCGAACTGGGGCGGGACATTGTGGACAACATCGTGGCGGCGGTGTACGGGAGCCGCAAAACGGTGTGCGTGGTCAGCCAGCGCTACCTCCGCAGCGAGTGGTGCTCCCTGGAGATCCAGCTGGCCAGCTACCGGCTCTTTCATGAGCTCCGGGACGTGCTACTCCTGGTCTTCCTGGAGCCCATCCCTGACAGGCAGCTGTCGGCCTATCACCGCATGCGGAAGGTCATGCTCAACAAGACCTACCTGCAGTGGCCGGGAGCTGACTGCTCCGACCCCACCCAAGCGCAGGAGCTGTTCTGGACCAAGCTGCGGAGGGCGCTAAGGAGCAGCAACATCAGTCACagcgaggaggtggaggaggaaaaggcagagagggaggagagcgaGCCTTTTGTTGATCAGATAGCGCTGGACGATGAGACATGTTACTTAAAGCCTTAA